From one Rattus norvegicus strain BN/NHsdMcwi chromosome 7, GRCr8, whole genome shotgun sequence genomic stretch:
- the Fam186b gene encoding protein FAM186B: MEKDDPTHLVTPTSVKAIISKIETAQLIRTQEDISAQLSDILDNVNCAINRFQEELGYDLKEKVRPHQPEQKGRKRFILLEKIASFSKDAIAKEKHLYEILHWLGEWGDSLTYEIKNGRSSEEDDALDEWIEVMEKVLPLSLMATKGGIESLISLCSTLIEDQKKRTQMYKHNFWQDWHEKSPQKEEQGLRPEPPSPEQMLQDRNTTRLKVSEVRSMLQELLDSTLFNKGEVRAIRYMSAVVENLNKALVLQHKENRTLETKYKHLQVEMNKELSTQRLHFQKSIQVLESKRDALLNQVKVLGDKYHNLLMIKHALEFQLKMVQTNPEEPIMSFVDGIELPEKETLPEVGTALRKKQQESKKEGWGLSALSPCLLTKAWDSGTTPAAQKPPSGVAADSRTEDAVADHSESLEPVLLHSEVPQIPMQWEKLVEKEGKDQGDHTQGKEGVQSKSLSPGSTRRMLVESHTGHWEEELNWETRRQQWVQEEEMWLRRQKKWALLEQEHQEKVRQWEAEAAARQQWQRLTQPEEEKQSPRKEQKASSEKRIFTTTSRWKNLEKSESPTAPPHCRAQSARHLLTPPHAQQQGPGMQKTPCSVETPRARQVSAKPKKCASFPITGTSIRRVTRTSSQKALGTPKDKVYHIDMEAQLKNLQILGSSESELLLPQYLHSKALEVTSMAMELNTLRLQSLCKKYIHYRRFQSLRQEVIKHIGALRQTRVTYKAQNLYVFLENIDRLQSLRLQAWTDKQKDLEERYQECLHTMAAMFPKLQQEWNIHLNVPVLTSVKPLKSKSSPILLQRVRSSHSTTKQPPPKHRDSVPLRIASQQGSQMEAIWKADVASSSHPIEKKIPTSLSWEQLGGHPDIPRLLAADEHTSYPRSSASFKPRSFSASSIQRKECQEPSEEPAELVRKVSCQSLPESLQSQKDRVAPVPTPNPSL; encoded by the exons ATGGAGAAGGACGACCCCACACACTTGGTGACTCCCACTTCAGTGAAGGCTATTATCTCAAAGATTGAGACTGCCCAGCTAATTCGGACTCAGGAG GATATCTCGGCCCAGCTCTCAGACATCTTGGACAATGTCAACTGTGCCATCAATCGCTTCCAGGAAGAACTGGGAtatgatttaaaagaaaaggtgAGGCCTCACCAGCCGGAGCAGAAAGGCAGGAAGAGATTCATCCTGCTGGAGAAAATTGCTTCCTTCTCTAAAGATGCCATAGCTAAAGAGAAGCACCTGTATGAAATCCTCCACTGGCTGGGAGAATGGG GTGACAGTCTGACTTATGAGATAAAGAACGGGAGGAGTTCGGAGGAGGATGATGCCCTGGACGAATGGATCGAGGTGATGGAGAAGGTGTTGCCTCTCTCCCTCATGGCCACCAAAGGAGGCATCGAGTCTCTTATCTCTCTTTGCTCGACTCTCATTGAAGACcaaaagaaaaggacacaaa TGTACAAACATAACTTCTGGCAGGACTGGCATGAGAAAAGCCCAcagaaggaggagcaggggctCCGCCCCGAGCCGCCCAGCCCGGAGCAGatgctccaggacaggaacaCCACCCGCCTGAAAGTCTCGGAGGTGAGGTCTATGCTGCAGGAGCTCCTTGACTCCACTCTGTTCAACAAAGGGGAGGTCAGAGCCATCAGGTACATGTCCGCCGTGGTGGAGAACCTCAACAAGGCCCTGGTCCTCCAGCACAAGGAGAACAGGACTCTGGAGACCAAGTACAAACACCTGCAGGTGGAGATGAACAAAGAGCTCAGCACCCAGAGGCTGCACTTCCAAAAATCCATCCAAGTCCTCGAGAGCAAAAGGGATGCGCTGCTAAACCAGGTAAAGGTACTAGGGGATAAGTACCACAATCTCCTCATGATAAAGCATGCCCTGGAGTTCCAGCTGAAGATGGTTCAGACCAACCCAGAAGAGCCAATCATGAGTTTTGTTGATGGTATAGAACTCCCTGAAAAAGAGACCCTTCCAGAGGTGGGTACAGCcctgaggaagaaacagcaggagtccaagaaggaaggatgggggctttcagctctctccccatgtCTCCTGACCAAGGCCTGGGACAGTGGCACTACACCTGCAGCACAAAAGCCACCCTCCGGCGTAGCTGCGGATTCGAGGACTGAAGACGCGGTCGCTGACCACTCTGAGTCCCTGGAGCCTGTGCTGCTGCACTCGGAGGTCCCCCAGATTCCCATGCAGTGGGAAAAACTGGTGGAAAAGGAAGGCAAAGACCAGGGGGACCACACCCAGGGGAAGGAGGGAGTCCAAAGCAAATCCCTTTCCCCGGGGAGCACCAGGAGGATGCTTGTGGAGAGCCACACGGGGCACTGGGAGGAAGAACTCAACTGGGAGACAAGAAGGCAGCAATGGGTGCAGGAGGAAGAGATGTGGCTTCGGCGGCAGAAGAAGTGGGCCCTGCTGGAGCAGGAGCACCAGGAGAAGGTGCggcagtgggaggcagaggccgccGCCAGGCAGCAGTGGCAGAGGCTCACCCAGCCAGAAGAGGAGAAGCAGAGCCCCAGGAAGGAGCAGAAAGCAAGTTCGGAGAAGAGGATCTTCACCACCACCAGTCGGTGGAAGAACTTGGAGAAGTCGGAGTCACCAACGGCGCCTCCCCACTGCCGGGCCCAGTCTGCTCGTCATCTACTCACGCCCCCGCACGCCCAGCAGCAAGGGCCAGGAATGCAGAAGACCCCATGTTCAGTTGAGACGCCACGGGCCCGCCAGGTTTCTGCTAAGCCCAAGAAATGTGCCTCCTTTCCCATCACTGGGACATCCATCAGAAGGGTGACCCGAACCTCTTCGCAGAAAGCCCTGGGGACACCTAAGGACAAGGTCTACCATATAGACATGGAGGCCCAGCTGAAAAACCTGCAGATCCTGGGTAGCTCGGAATCAGAGCTGCTACTGCCACAGTACCTGCACAGCAAGGCCCTGGAGGTCACTTCCATGGCCATGGAGTTGAACACCCTCAGGCTTCAGTCCCTGTGCAAGAAGTACATCCATTACAGACGCTTCCAGAGCCTCCG aCAAGAAGTGATCAAACACATAGGAGCCCTTCGACAAACAAGAGTTACCTATAAGGCCCAGAACCTCTATGTGTTCCTGGAGAACATTGACCGCCTGCAGAGTCTCAGGCTGCAGGCCTGGACAGACAAGCAGAAAGACCTGGAGGAGAGGTACCAGGAGTGCCTGCACACCATGGCGGCCATGTTCCCTAAG CTCCAGCAAGAGTGGAACATCCACCTGAACGTCCCTGTGCTCACCTCGGTAAAGCCACTGAAAAGCAAGTCCTCTCCGATCTTACTTCAGAGAGTCCGTTCCAGCCACTCCACCACCAAGCAACCTCCTCCCAAGCACCGGGATTCTGTGCCCCTTCGGATAGCCAG CCAACAAGGGAGCCAGATGGAAGCCATATGGAAGGCCGACGTGGCCTCGTCAAGTCACCCCATAGAAAAGAAGATCCCGACAAGCCTGTCGTGGGAACAACTGGGGGGTCACCCTGATATCCCCAGGCTATTGGCAGCGGATGAACATACCTCCTACCCCAGAAGCTCGGCGTCCTTCAAGCCTCG ctctttcagtgcttcatCCATCCAAAGAAAGGAGTGCCAGGAGCCCTCGGAGGAGCCAGCTGAGCTTGTCCGCAAGGTGTCCTGCCAGTCACTCCCCGAATCCCTACAGAGCCAGAAGGATCGGGTAGCTCCAGTTCCCACTCCAAACCCCAGTCTGTAA
- the Fam186b gene encoding protein FAM186B isoform X1, with translation MEKVLPLSLMATKGGIESLISLCSTLIEDQKKRTQMYKHNFWQDWHEKSPQKEEQGLRPEPPSPEQMLQDRNTTRLKVSEVRSMLQELLDSTLFNKGEVRAIRYMSAVVENLNKALVLQHKENRTLETKYKHLQVEMNKELSTQRLHFQKSIQVLESKRDALLNQVKVLGDKYHNLLMIKHALEFQLKMVQTNPEEPIMSFVDGIELPEKETLPEVGTALRKKQQESKKEGWGLSALSPCLLTKAWDSGTTPAAQKPPSGVAADSRTEDAVADHSESLEPVLLHSEVPQIPMQWEKLVEKEGKDQGDHTQGKEGVQSKSLSPGSTRRMLVESHTGHWEEELNWETRRQQWVQEEEMWLRRQKKWALLEQEHQEKVRQWEAEAAARQQWQRLTQPEEEKQSPRKEQKASSEKRIFTTTSRWKNLEKSESPTAPPHCRAQSARHLLTPPHAQQQGPGMQKTPCSVETPRARQVSAKPKKCASFPITGTSIRRVTRTSSQKALGTPKDKVYHIDMEAQLKNLQILGSSESELLLPQYLHSKALEVTSMAMELNTLRLQSLCKKYIHYRRFQSLRQEVIKHIGALRQTRVTYKAQNLYVFLENIDRLQSLRLQAWTDKQKDLEERYQECLHTMAAMFPKLQQEWNIHLNVPVLTSVKPLKSKSSPILLQRVRSSHSTTKQPPPKHRDSVPLRIASQQGSQMEAIWKADVASSSHPIEKKIPTSLSWEQLGGHPDIPRLLAADEHTSYPRSSASFKPRSFSASSIQRKECQEPSEEPAELVRKVSCQSLPESLQSQKDRVAPVPTPNPSL, from the exons ATGGAGAAGGTGTTGCCTCTCTCCCTCATGGCCACCAAAGGAGGCATCGAGTCTCTTATCTCTCTTTGCTCGACTCTCATTGAAGACcaaaagaaaaggacacaaa TGTACAAACATAACTTCTGGCAGGACTGGCATGAGAAAAGCCCAcagaaggaggagcaggggctCCGCCCCGAGCCGCCCAGCCCGGAGCAGatgctccaggacaggaacaCCACCCGCCTGAAAGTCTCGGAGGTGAGGTCTATGCTGCAGGAGCTCCTTGACTCCACTCTGTTCAACAAAGGGGAGGTCAGAGCCATCAGGTACATGTCCGCCGTGGTGGAGAACCTCAACAAGGCCCTGGTCCTCCAGCACAAGGAGAACAGGACTCTGGAGACCAAGTACAAACACCTGCAGGTGGAGATGAACAAAGAGCTCAGCACCCAGAGGCTGCACTTCCAAAAATCCATCCAAGTCCTCGAGAGCAAAAGGGATGCGCTGCTAAACCAGGTAAAGGTACTAGGGGATAAGTACCACAATCTCCTCATGATAAAGCATGCCCTGGAGTTCCAGCTGAAGATGGTTCAGACCAACCCAGAAGAGCCAATCATGAGTTTTGTTGATGGTATAGAACTCCCTGAAAAAGAGACCCTTCCAGAGGTGGGTACAGCcctgaggaagaaacagcaggagtccaagaaggaaggatgggggctttcagctctctccccatgtCTCCTGACCAAGGCCTGGGACAGTGGCACTACACCTGCAGCACAAAAGCCACCCTCCGGCGTAGCTGCGGATTCGAGGACTGAAGACGCGGTCGCTGACCACTCTGAGTCCCTGGAGCCTGTGCTGCTGCACTCGGAGGTCCCCCAGATTCCCATGCAGTGGGAAAAACTGGTGGAAAAGGAAGGCAAAGACCAGGGGGACCACACCCAGGGGAAGGAGGGAGTCCAAAGCAAATCCCTTTCCCCGGGGAGCACCAGGAGGATGCTTGTGGAGAGCCACACGGGGCACTGGGAGGAAGAACTCAACTGGGAGACAAGAAGGCAGCAATGGGTGCAGGAGGAAGAGATGTGGCTTCGGCGGCAGAAGAAGTGGGCCCTGCTGGAGCAGGAGCACCAGGAGAAGGTGCggcagtgggaggcagaggccgccGCCAGGCAGCAGTGGCAGAGGCTCACCCAGCCAGAAGAGGAGAAGCAGAGCCCCAGGAAGGAGCAGAAAGCAAGTTCGGAGAAGAGGATCTTCACCACCACCAGTCGGTGGAAGAACTTGGAGAAGTCGGAGTCACCAACGGCGCCTCCCCACTGCCGGGCCCAGTCTGCTCGTCATCTACTCACGCCCCCGCACGCCCAGCAGCAAGGGCCAGGAATGCAGAAGACCCCATGTTCAGTTGAGACGCCACGGGCCCGCCAGGTTTCTGCTAAGCCCAAGAAATGTGCCTCCTTTCCCATCACTGGGACATCCATCAGAAGGGTGACCCGAACCTCTTCGCAGAAAGCCCTGGGGACACCTAAGGACAAGGTCTACCATATAGACATGGAGGCCCAGCTGAAAAACCTGCAGATCCTGGGTAGCTCGGAATCAGAGCTGCTACTGCCACAGTACCTGCACAGCAAGGCCCTGGAGGTCACTTCCATGGCCATGGAGTTGAACACCCTCAGGCTTCAGTCCCTGTGCAAGAAGTACATCCATTACAGACGCTTCCAGAGCCTCCG aCAAGAAGTGATCAAACACATAGGAGCCCTTCGACAAACAAGAGTTACCTATAAGGCCCAGAACCTCTATGTGTTCCTGGAGAACATTGACCGCCTGCAGAGTCTCAGGCTGCAGGCCTGGACAGACAAGCAGAAAGACCTGGAGGAGAGGTACCAGGAGTGCCTGCACACCATGGCGGCCATGTTCCCTAAG CTCCAGCAAGAGTGGAACATCCACCTGAACGTCCCTGTGCTCACCTCGGTAAAGCCACTGAAAAGCAAGTCCTCTCCGATCTTACTTCAGAGAGTCCGTTCCAGCCACTCCACCACCAAGCAACCTCCTCCCAAGCACCGGGATTCTGTGCCCCTTCGGATAGCCAG CCAACAAGGGAGCCAGATGGAAGCCATATGGAAGGCCGACGTGGCCTCGTCAAGTCACCCCATAGAAAAGAAGATCCCGACAAGCCTGTCGTGGGAACAACTGGGGGGTCACCCTGATATCCCCAGGCTATTGGCAGCGGATGAACATACCTCCTACCCCAGAAGCTCGGCGTCCTTCAAGCCTCG ctctttcagtgcttcatCCATCCAAAGAAAGGAGTGCCAGGAGCCCTCGGAGGAGCCAGCTGAGCTTGTCCGCAAGGTGTCCTGCCAGTCACTCCCCGAATCCCTACAGAGCCAGAAGGATCGGGTAGCTCCAGTTCCCACTCCAAACCCCAGTCTGTAA